In a genomic window of Sutcliffiella sp. FSL R7-0096:
- a CDS encoding aminoglycoside phosphotransferase family protein, whose amino-acid sequence MNLGEPIASGNTANIYLYENKIIKIFKDHLPDTEPEYEARKQMVAYGSGLHVPNIIDVRKINGKQAIIMEYVKGDTLGELLIKNMDQMEYYLEKSVDIQMEIHNVRVEALEPMYEKLQRQIESVKGLDEKIKGSLLKKLASMNVENSLCHGDFHLYNLIKSGDQVFIIDWVDASAGDPRADVCRTYILYSQVSVDIAELYLELYCEKSGRSRNEILVWAPIIAAARLSENVATEDSNRLMMMIESDTEIHINGGE is encoded by the coding sequence ATGAACTTAGGGGAGCCAATTGCATCTGGAAACACTGCCAATATCTATCTTTATGAAAATAAAATCATCAAGATCTTTAAGGATCACCTACCAGATACCGAACCTGAATATGAAGCACGTAAACAAATGGTTGCTTATGGAAGTGGCCTTCATGTTCCCAACATAATCGATGTCAGAAAAATAAATGGAAAACAGGCAATCATTATGGAATACGTGAAGGGGGACACACTAGGTGAACTTTTGATAAAGAACATGGACCAAATGGAGTATTATCTAGAGAAGTCCGTTGATATACAAATGGAGATTCATAATGTCCGTGTGGAGGCATTGGAACCTATGTATGAAAAACTCCAACGGCAAATAGAATCTGTTAAAGGTTTGGATGAGAAGATTAAGGGCTCGTTATTAAAAAAATTGGCATCGATGAACGTTGAAAACAGCCTTTGTCATGGAGATTTTCATCTTTATAACTTGATAAAGTCAGGTGATCAGGTGTTCATCATTGATTGGGTTGATGCCAGCGCAGGTGATCCACGGGCAGACGTATGCCGTACATACATATTATATTCCCAAGTTTCAGTAGATATAGCGGAATTGTATCTCGAGTTATATTGCGAGAAAAGTGGTCGGAGTAGAAATGAAATACTTGTATGGGCACCAATCATTGCGGCAGCGAGACTTTCTGAAAATGTCGCAACAGAGGATTCGAATAGGTTAATGATGATGATTGAGAGCGATACAGAAATCCATATTAATGGAGGAGAATAA
- a CDS encoding NUDIX domain-containing protein: MVQTEKVTPKHIISAATVVLNDKNEVLLIKGPHRGWEMPGGQVEEGESLKDAAIRETKEESGIDVEIVKFCGVFQNVSGSICNTLFLARAVGGTPTTSPESLEVGFYPVEQALEMVTFKNFRERIEYCLKEEMIPFYIEFN, translated from the coding sequence ATGGTACAAACTGAAAAAGTGACACCGAAACACATTATTTCAGCAGCAACGGTTGTTTTGAATGACAAGAATGAAGTCCTTTTAATTAAGGGTCCACACCGTGGATGGGAGATGCCTGGAGGTCAAGTGGAAGAGGGGGAATCATTAAAGGATGCTGCCATTAGGGAAACGAAGGAGGAGTCGGGAATCGATGTGGAAATCGTGAAATTCTGTGGGGTCTTTCAAAATGTCAGTGGCTCCATATGTAACACTCTATTCTTGGCTAGAGCGGTTGGTGGGACTCCGACTACTTCACCGGAGAGTTTGGAAGTTGGTTTTTACCCTGTAGAGCAGGCTTTGGAAATGGTGACTTTTAAGAATTTTAGAGAGCGGATTGAATATTGTTTAAAGGAAGAAATGATTCCGTTTTATATAGAGTTCAATTAA
- a CDS encoding phosphotransferase: MKPIQLVEIPTEIKDHVRNIHSISFPRQGCTSDVGIIQSDNGRYALKRTKTLQFNAWLKKEIMVLRSLNQETLLPVPKVEKFVEVDGQSWALLEYLEGETVRAALTKTYNRGKREELLINFGKVVFDIHATSCPEALKNEKIWLDDMLDQAAYNLRNYEVDGSEHLLEQIKENRPAKRKQTLIHGDLTVDNVLVHNGVVIGIIDWSGGALGDPRYDVSLAIRPKPNVFEWESDKLCFFEGYGSSILTKGDYDYFINLYEYF, from the coding sequence ATGAAACCAATTCAACTTGTAGAAATACCTACGGAAATAAAAGATCATGTAAGAAACATCCATTCCATCAGCTTCCCCCGCCAAGGATGTACTTCTGATGTAGGTATCATTCAAAGTGACAACGGGCGATATGCTCTAAAACGAACTAAGACACTACAATTCAACGCGTGGCTAAAGAAAGAGATAATGGTATTAAGAAGCTTGAATCAGGAAACCTTATTGCCTGTTCCCAAAGTGGAAAAATTTGTGGAGGTTGATGGACAATCTTGGGCGTTGCTTGAGTATCTGGAAGGGGAAACGGTCAGGGCTGCGTTAACCAAAACCTATAATAGAGGGAAGCGGGAAGAGTTGTTAATAAACTTCGGCAAAGTCGTATTTGATATCCATGCTACCTCGTGTCCGGAAGCCTTAAAGAACGAGAAAATTTGGTTGGATGATATGCTCGATCAAGCAGCATACAATCTTCGAAACTACGAGGTGGATGGTTCGGAACACTTGTTGGAACAAATCAAGGAAAACAGACCTGCTAAAAGGAAACAAACCCTTATCCATGGCGACTTGACGGTAGATAATGTATTAGTACATAACGGGGTAGTCATAGGAATCATTGACTGGAGTGGCGGAGCTCTTGGCGATCCAAGGTACGATGTTTCTTTGGCAATTAGGCCAAAACCAAACGTATTTGAGTGGGAATCCGATAAGTTATGCTTTTTTGAAGGGTATGGAAGCAGCATTCTGACTAAAGGGGATTATGACTATTTCATTAACCTTTATGAGTACTTTTAG
- a CDS encoding NlpC/P60 family protein, whose protein sequence is MKRLTAGLAMAGVLAFNPVIGHAELGDQTLEPGMYHEDVKELQEILSQKGYFGYSETTTYYGEYTTDAVKKFQADNGIKENGIAGEETFEALGIESNESNIVEVAKKYEGTPYQWGGETPEEGFDCSGYLNYIFEEAENKDLPRTVKDIYAEGTKVDSPAVGDIVFFDVEGNGPSHAGLYIGNGEFIHASSTEGVTISVIGNSYWKDKYIGAKRY, encoded by the coding sequence TTGAAACGATTAACAGCAGGATTAGCAATGGCCGGTGTATTGGCGTTCAATCCGGTAATAGGTCATGCGGAACTGGGAGATCAGACGCTCGAACCTGGAATGTATCATGAGGATGTAAAAGAACTACAAGAAATCTTAAGCCAAAAAGGATATTTTGGCTATAGCGAAACAACTACATATTATGGAGAATATACAACAGATGCCGTGAAAAAGTTCCAGGCTGATAATGGAATTAAAGAAAATGGAATCGCTGGAGAGGAAACATTTGAAGCATTAGGCATTGAAAGTAACGAATCAAACATCGTCGAAGTGGCGAAGAAATATGAAGGTACACCTTATCAATGGGGTGGGGAAACACCAGAAGAAGGCTTTGACTGCAGCGGTTACTTAAACTATATTTTTGAGGAAGCAGAAAACAAAGACCTTCCTCGAACGGTTAAAGATATATATGCAGAAGGAACAAAAGTAGACTCTCCAGCTGTCGGGGACATCGTGTTCTTTGATGTGGAAGGAAACGGCCCGAGCCATGCCGGTTTATACATTGGTAATGGGGAGTTCATTCACGCATCATCAACGGAAGGCGTGACAATAAGTGTGATTGGAAACTCCTACTGGAAGGACAAATATATCGGTGCCAAGCGTTACTAA
- a CDS encoding ASCH domain-containing protein — protein MNQASLNYWNSYWKEQEKPERVTAWQFGGNPDYLAQLVIDGVKKATCSGYAFYEVENEPLPSTEDYSIVLNSKDEPVAIIKTVDVQIMPMNEVPEEFAISEGEGDRTYQYWWDVHVEFFTEELPKIGEEYSEEMLLVCERFELVDVKK, from the coding sequence ATGAATCAAGCATCTTTAAATTACTGGAATAGTTATTGGAAAGAGCAAGAAAAGCCAGAAAGAGTGACTGCATGGCAGTTCGGAGGTAATCCGGACTATCTTGCACAATTAGTGATAGATGGAGTGAAAAAAGCGACATGTTCTGGTTATGCCTTTTATGAAGTAGAAAATGAACCACTTCCCTCGACAGAGGATTATAGCATCGTCTTAAACAGTAAAGACGAACCTGTTGCCATCATCAAAACGGTGGATGTCCAGATCATGCCGATGAACGAAGTACCAGAAGAATTTGCGATATCAGAAGGAGAAGGAGATCGTACATACCAATATTGGTGGGATGTTCATGTAGAGTTCTTTACAGAGGAGTTGCCAAAGATTGGTGAGGAATATTCCGAGGAAATGCTTTTAGTTTGTGAGCGGTTTGAGTTGGTGGATGTTAAGAAGTGA
- a CDS encoding GNAT family N-acetyltransferase, protein MKFLDISRKPARGCEKPVNHLGNPFIKLRALQVQDFDSVMRWNKDKAFCLANGWETGRSEDELYVWWINCVKRQSPDFLRMGIQYESRLIGYADLANINGISAELGIAIGESRLWGLGVGTETLKLLMNLGIEKFGTQVFEAETHEVNARSRKMLGNLGFTEISRIGNEEYMGKESQLIQYRYNRGNG, encoded by the coding sequence ATGAAATTCTTAGATATATCGAGAAAACCAGCAAGAGGGTGTGAGAAACCAGTGAATCATCTCGGCAATCCCTTTATTAAACTTAGAGCACTTCAAGTTCAAGATTTTGATTCAGTCATGAGGTGGAACAAGGATAAAGCTTTTTGCCTTGCGAATGGGTGGGAAACCGGGAGAAGCGAGGATGAGCTGTATGTTTGGTGGATTAATTGTGTAAAAAGACAGTCCCCGGACTTCTTAAGAATGGGAATCCAATATGAATCAAGATTAATCGGGTATGCAGATTTGGCAAACATCAATGGCATTAGCGCTGAGCTTGGCATCGCAATAGGGGAAAGCAGGTTATGGGGACTTGGAGTCGGTACGGAAACGCTGAAGCTATTAATGAATCTTGGAATCGAAAAGTTTGGCACACAAGTATTTGAGGCGGAAACGCATGAGGTCAACGCTCGCTCTAGAAAGATGTTGGGGAATCTAGGATTCACCGAGATTAGTAGAATTGGAAATGAAGAATACATGGGAAAAGAAAGTCAATTGATTCAATACAGGTATAACAGGGGGAATGGATGA
- a CDS encoding alpha/beta hydrolase yields the protein MLLHTEIWGDGEPIVFLHTGLQTGMTDFEDQREYFQTRYKVILPDLRGHGKSTSRDLSNYYEESAIDLKETLDHLGVGCAHIVGCSIGALVALFLAKRFPEKVKTLTLSGMMPEKPDNWREIHQNMVEQQNALLENEQIRAYFDQLHGKGWEDFIKLASQEDSYPFEETADLEGVELPTLFMVGEKNTHETRGAIFYGGLSQHIHISIIPFAGHLVHSEQPEVFNLVLNGFLGKYSVIGVN from the coding sequence ATGTTATTACATACAGAAATTTGGGGAGATGGAGAACCAATCGTCTTTTTACATACAGGATTGCAAACAGGGATGACCGATTTTGAAGATCAGCGGGAGTATTTTCAAACTCGATATAAGGTGATTTTGCCGGACTTGAGGGGGCATGGAAAATCCACCTCCCGAGATCTCTCGAACTATTATGAGGAGAGTGCAATTGACTTAAAAGAAACGCTTGACCATTTAGGAGTAGGATGTGCTCATATAGTTGGCTGTTCCATTGGTGCATTGGTTGCGTTATTCTTGGCGAAAAGATTTCCTGAAAAAGTGAAAACCTTAACCCTATCTGGGATGATGCCGGAGAAACCAGATAATTGGAGGGAAATACATCAAAATATGGTCGAACAACAAAATGCGCTTTTAGAGAATGAACAAATCAGAGCATACTTTGACCAACTTCATGGCAAGGGTTGGGAAGATTTCATCAAACTAGCAAGTCAAGAAGATTCCTATCCATTTGAAGAAACCGCCGATTTAGAAGGGGTAGAATTGCCAACTTTGTTCATGGTGGGGGAGAAAAACACTCATGAAACGCGTGGGGCCATCTTTTACGGAGGGTTAAGTCAGCATATCCACATATCAATCATTCCATTTGCAGGACATCTTGTCCATTCCGAGCAACCAGAAGTCTTTAACCTAGTTTTGAATGGATTTCTAGGGAAATATAGTGTGATTGGTGTAAATTAG